The sequence AACAAGTTATACTTTCAGCATTTGAAAACAGTTGACAAAAGTAAGATGACAATTTTTTGAATTCCCTAAATTTTGTTTACGTCTTCATGGTAATTTCTATTTTCAGCTTGTTCAAATCATCAAGCACAAAGCTGCCATGAGTTCTTTAAATGCAAGTTTTGTCCAGAATATGTCTATTGTTCGTCCAGAATACTTTTTCATCACTGGACTTTCAGGTATACCATACAGCagttattactatatttttttgtgtgtcacatattttattgctgtaattggGAACTCTGCAGTCCTCCTCATTATTGCTCTGGAGCGAAGTTTGCACAGTCCAAAGTACATTGGTGTGTTTAACTTGGCCTTGGCTGACCTTGGTGAAACTAATGCATGGATTCCTAACAcgatgaaggtttttttttctgactcaCAGTACATGTCCTACAATGCTTGCTTGGCTAACATGTTTTTTGTGAACCTCTTTGTTACTCTGCAAAGTGCCACTCTTGTTATTCTGGCATTTGATCGCTACATTGCAATTTGTTTGCCATTAAGATATCATTCCATAGTGAATAATACTGTCATGTCTTTAGTGTTTGTAGTAGTATGGACATTTAACACTTCTCTGGTGGCCCTGGCAGCGTCTTTGATGACACAACTTTCATTCTGTAAATCTAATGTGGTACAGAGTTATTATTGTGATTATGGAGCAGTGTTGGGGATGGCATGCAATGACAACAGCATTAATATGTTCTTAACAAACCTCATTGTAGCTTTGTTCCTTGTAGCACCATTGTTCATTATAGTCCTGTCATATATGGGCATTGTTTTTGCCTTAAGTAAAATTACAACTTGGGAAGCACGTTTAAAAGCACTGAAGACCTGTGTTTCTCATCTTTTGCTGGTtgtatctttctttcttcctgtCATATGCATTTTTATTGCTTCATTAATTACTTCTCTCACTCCCAATGCCAGAGTCATCAGTGGATCTCTTTCATTGTCTCTTCCACCAATGTTAAATcccattatttatgttttaaacacaGCTGAAATCAGAGTCTTAAttcaaaaactgcttaaaaacagAATTGTGCCAATTAGAAAGAACATTTCAAAACGACGGTAATGATTGTTTGTGTTCTTCCATCATTAGGAATGAAATAACCTACgtgaaaaattttatatattttttcataaatgtttttagattcattatgtggaaaatgaAAGTGTATGAGCAGAAAAAGTTAAATTCACTCTGCTACATTCCTAACATGTGGGCGTTTGAGACGTGATGTGTGTTGGTAAACAGCAGCGATATGCAGTTTGTACTGTGTTCTTAATTACTGACTCCAAGACAAATCAACAAAATGGCCTGAAAATTGTACAAGctatttgagtaatttttttctaAGCAGTCTGTATTATGCTGACATATTTCATGTTACCCTAAGGTTTCATCCACCCAAATGCTGTTAACTGTCATGTTTGTTCATATCATGTTCATATTCATATAATGCAAACGAAATATCCATTTTCACAAGTATGTCTGAGGTCTACTGATaaggttatttttattgtttctctgTTGCTATGTCTCAACTTTTTGTTATTTCTGAATTTACTgtacaataaagaataaaagctaAACATGAACTAAGATATCAATTTATTGAAGGTTAAGGTAATTCTGTTTATTGATAAAGAAGGTATACACatataaaatcttaatttcttaatttatgttATTATCTCATTTATTTAGGGGCAACCTCTCTAAAAGTAGCACTGTAAAGTATCAGTTTTCCTAGATAAATTGATACATGAATAAGATAATAAGTTGCAAATAACACAATGACATTTCTGCTGGGTCATTTTCGGGGAGAGACTGCTGGAATAACAACAGGAACACTCCAGATGTCATGATTCATCCTTAACAATACTGTATCATACAGTGTTATTCAGTGTTACTCAGCTAGGTCTAAATAGGCAATCATGTTTTAACACAACTTTTTTTACTGTGTCATAAGGAAAACCACTATTAGCACAACAGATCCACAAATGGACATAGGAATCCAAAAAAAGGATTCAAGATGTTAAGCCTAAGCCTCTGGGCCCTATGCACTTTGCCCCCATTGTGACGCCCCTGGTCTCAAACCCTACTGCTTAGAAATCTAACAATCCAATCATCCAGTCATTACATGCACGTGGCATCACTATTGCAGAAAGCCAGCTTAGAAGCtggaaaagaaaaacatggaAAAGTCAAAGGAAATTGTAGCTATACTCTATTCAGGCATTGCAAAGCTTGCCCGCACATTTAGCTGCATAGATGGAGAGTGAACTAACCCCAGGGTAATGCTAAAAGTAACCTAATATTAGTGTGATCTATTACTACACACATCATAAACCTGTCTTTTTAGGCAAGTACCTGATATGGCtgtcataaaatatttactgtattttaatattatggaagaggattagggtagagcaataataaaaactaaaacattgagattaaagtcattacaaTGCGagattaaacttgttaaattttaccaaaaatactgaaataaaacgttgaaaataaactaattaaatttcgagaaaaaggTCGATctgtttctagaaaaaaaaaatacattttgcaaaaaatgttgaaataaatttttgagaataaagtcattgctgctcaagaaaaactCGTTCAATTTTGAAATAAGTCCAACTAAAATGCTGAGAATAAACACACTTGtgtcatgtttattttatcaCGTTGGACAATGGTAGTTAGAATCAGCCATGGCTAAGGTCAGAGAGTAATGCTCGTATGATGTGATCGACGAGAGTTCAAGTCCACTTTTGGCCGAACTTGCTGTTCTTACTTTTCTCATCGTAAAAGTGGAAATTAATTTGCCTAACGagtgtttaatataataatgtattaaatgggTAGGTTTAGAGATAGGTAGGCTATTGTCACACTTGtagttgtgtttttgttcccATGTGTTCTATGACCTAGTTTCCCGTTTGTGTCTGATTATGTCATTTGGTTAAGGTGTGTCTTGTAATAACAGTACCATCATTTGCTCCACTACTTAAGTTCAAGTCTGTTCCGTATGTCTTTGTCCAGTCTTAACATTGCCTGTGTGTGTCTCCTGCCTACCTTATGTGGATTACCCTTATGTGGATGTATAATAAAGACTGTTTACTGTTATCTTCATCGTATTCATGCGCTTTTCTTCTACACTGCACtgtgacagaagaccggacctaCAGACATTATAGTGACGTGTTCCCCGTTTCCacgtttttttcatgttttgaaagtgttctgttttgttttttgttcatgaaCTGCCCTGAATACTTACTGCTGGAGCATGGGAAGTGCTCTCTCAATGACCATACGAGACTTTGTGGACCTTGTCAATGAAACACACTACCCGGACGACTGTCTTATCACGTTCTACTGTGTTGGACTAAACACCTCCACATGAGTGCAGTTGTCAGGGGATGGTCCTTGTGAGAGCGTCACCGCCTTCATTGAGTTGGTGCTGGTGTGCTGTGAATCGCCGCTGACGGTGGACATCACGGACGACAACACCAGCCCCACACCAGACCCAGAGCCTAGCCAAACACCACGCCACTGTGCGGAGCTACAGTCAGAAACCACTGCAGACGGAGAGTCAGCGACCGCTGCGACAGACGAGCCATCGCTGAAAGGAGTGACAGAGCTGTGGATTGCCTCAGAGCCAGAACCTCAAGTGACGTCTGATCAGGTGCGTGAGCCAGCAACGAAGTCCGATGATGAAGATATCACAATGGAGCATGAATGTGCAGAGGGAAGCCCAACCCACTGTAGTACTGATGAGGGTGAGCTGAGGCTGGACTCAGAGAACTTGATAGACTTTTATTCTGATGTACCCAGTCTTCCGTCATCATCTGCCTGTCCTGTTACGGCCATGAAGGCCATTTATGAACTCCCTGTCTGTCCTGAACTGTCAGCCTGTCTTGAATTACCAGTCTGTCCTGTTATGACCATTGTCCAGTCTTAAcgttgcctgtgtgtgtgtgtctcctgcctACCTTACATGGATTACCCTtaaatggatttattaaagactgtttgccATTATCTTCATCAAGTGCACAGCACGGACCGTAATTAGCTCTAACTATAGACAGCGCAGCGTGAATTTAGAACACATGCGTTTACTCACATGCTCTAAAGTGACCGCTAAAGAGTGGGTATTTGGATAAGGCAACAATCCACACAACGTAATGGTATTCAGTGCAAAGTGTTTCCCTTTATGCaccatgttctggaaataaaatgTGAGACTTTTTGACGAGATCTTGTGAGATGTCATGGAAACCTTTcaagtgtaaattaaatattgataaataataattagatattaaattttatttgttagtAAAACATAACGTATTGCACATTTTACTATTGCAAAGATGcgtatgtgtattttgtaaaacTTTTGCAACTTCTTttcatcacttaattagaagcaccataATTACTAAACTGTGAAATCTGTTATGGGGATAAATTAActgacatttagaagtttatattaaatgcaaagtattaaaattaaaatcaaaatcaaaataatgctCTGTAAAcacttacatttttataacactataagcatgtaatgaaaagttctacacacacttgtgaTCTCCACACACTTAGTTGCATGGCAAGCCATTTCAGCTTAAAATGTTCCCAGTGTTACTCGTCGTAATTCGTTTACTTGCAACAATTAAATTACAGAGTTCTGCAATTCAGTTCTTACTAGTAAattcagtcaggaccactttcgtcaaagtatatttattacaattatattgcatactgttagtgttggtggtatggttctgttctgggcaaactccacacgcctgtccatgcagccatgcttgcaTGCATGCATAAGTGTCAATACTGGACTGGTACatgtcaggaacagctgactatcagctgatgcaagcttgactgaaGTTGCCTTGCTTGACTGAAATGCAATGCTtgataattacaattacaattaatcaGAGAGATCTGTAatatcatttttatgtaaatgtaatttcacCTGCAAAGTTAGCCAAATTTGCCTATAATCATAGTTGTATAACTTATATTCACATTTGGAAACAGATAATATCAAGTTTGAAAATAAAGTCCCTGTATCTCCTCTTACCAATCTACTATGGACTCTGGATTTACACAATGGAGAGATCTGGGTATCCAAACTCTTGGAGTTTTAAATGGATCTTTTGCCTCCTTTAGCTAGCTGCAGGAACAAAATTTTTTGTCTAAAAGTAATTTTTCAGATATTTACAGATTAGGGACTATGTGAGGAAGCATGTTTCTTGTCTGGATGAGGTTCATCCTACTGAGTTTGATGAACTCAGAGGACTTGGATGTAGAGTTAGTCACTTACTATGTACACTTTATGATTCATTATTATGCAAGAATTAACCAACTACAGAGGGGATAAGATCACAAAGGGAACTTGAAGTAGTGAACTTGAACCATCACAACCCTATGTTCATAAGCAACAAAACAGTTGTTCATTCTTAATTTCATTGAATATCACCTAGCTATTACAAAGTGAAGAACCAGAGAGACACTGCATACATCTcaataataatcaacaatgagaagaggggaaaaaaaactgacagaaagACTGAGGCCTGTAATGCTGTTAAagcaaaatgtctttattttaatactgATAAGAGGCCTGTAATGCtgttaaagcaaaatgtcactgaTTGCCTTAGATGACCATCTGATGCAAGTAGGGGAAACCATGCAAGAAAATCCTACTTCATTTACTGTCACCTAAGCAAAAGTTAATTATTATAGGTTATTAATTCATGTGCCTTTGAGATAAAGTCCTGAGCAGTGTGACTTCCCCCAGctgtgctaaattattaaatgattaaacaattTGTGGTATAATTTGTCTAGAGACTTTACAAATAATCCCAGTAGAGAGATTATTAAAATAAGTGTTAGAACTGTGACTCACTGTCATGAGGCCTACTGTCAGTGCGGTATACTGGAATTATTATCTGTTTTCTTTACACCAATCACTCAAAAAGTACAGATTGTCTTAAAGTAAATGTACAGGCTTACTTTACCacatattctatataaatatacacaaggTTAATTAGTTTCTTTCATTTTCCGGTTTTCAAATGATAACTTCTTACATCTAAGCATGACTTACAGATTACACATAATGTGCAAACACATGCAactcaagattaaaaaaaaaaaaaaaagctaaccaTTTTTAACACACAGAATACCAGGTGTCTACCTTTTGTCGGTTATAGTTCAGACCgctttttaacaaatttaacaaaacatttaaatttgtatacatttttaatcacgcatttgtataattaaaatgaagtGTGTTGCCAAgctcataaacaaaaacaaacaagatcatttttaaattatacagaaaTTGTGCATAAATATAATACTTCAcacttaatgttttgttaattgcatttaattgattatactttgaataaaacattcacaaaagtTTGTAAAAGCCACCTTTGtcattaaaagtaacaaagtcTCAGTATTCTAAAAGCAGTAGAGTTAGTTCATCCATTTGGTCACTAGTTAGTAGCCTATAAGAAACGAAAGAGGTATATGGTCTGTCACCGACCAACCACAAAATTCCCCGCCTTATTAAGAGGGAAAAAATGTGCCTTAAATATCattgactttgacatatttttgaaGAGCGTAAAAAGACATAgtgtaagtaaattattttactgGTATAGAGATCAAATCAGATGCTTTTCCAGTTGACTCAAAAACCTGATTAGGTGATAATGTGATAATTTTTCTTCCTTATTGTATACAAAAAGGGTAAAACACTGTTATGATTCTGTGATCTAATGttgtatattaatgtaatattgtaaaatgttgtaCATTGTTctaatttttcatctttttcatttAGCCATCAGATCATCATGTCATCAGGAAACATCAGCTTTGTTAAGGACTTTTTTATCGTTGGTTTTCCTGGGCTTCAGCCAGAATACTATGGTGCAGTGGCTGCTCTGCTGCTTTTTGTCTATGTGTGTATCTTAGTGGGGAATGGAATATTTATAGCACTTTTTACTCTAGAAAAATGCCTTCATAAACCTATGTATTATATCATCTTAAACCTGGTTGTAAGTGACTTATTATTCAGCACCACTACCTTACCAAAGATTATTGCTAGATACTGGTTCCAAGCTGGTAGTATTTCATTCACTGGTTGCttcattcaaatgtattttgtccACTATTTTGGTTCAGTCAGTTCTGCTATCCTGGCAATAATGGCCTTCGATAGGTATGTAGCCATCTGTAATCCCCTAAGATATCCTAATATAGTCACAAAGTTTAACATTTTCTGTCTTTGTCTGGCTTCATGGGTGCTAACACACGCATGCCCTTTAATGATGGCAATAAGGGCTTACCCTCTGCCTTACTGTGCAGGAAACACAATTATACACTGTTACTGTGATCACATTTCTGTCACATCACTTGCATGCACTAACAGGGCACTGTACGGAGTTCCAGCCTTTGCATTTGCTATGGTTGTGTTGCTCGGTCCTCTGGCCTTCATTGTTTTCTCTTACTGTGCCATCATTGTGGCAGTGCTGCGTATATCGAGCACTCAAGGAAGGCTAAAGTCTTTCTCCACCTGCAGTCCTCAGCTCATCATAATTGCTCTCTATTTTCTACCCAGgtgtttcatttatttgtctAGCAACATTGGTATCAACTTCAGCACTGATTTGCGATTAGTCATTATTATGCTGTATAGTCTGTTTCCACCCATGATCAACCCCTTCATTTACTGTTTAAGGACAAAAGACGTGAAGGAAACCTTACTCAAAAGGATAAAAGTTTCAATGAATCCCCTATTTATTCCAACAAAAGTGAATATATCCACtgtatgtgtttaaattaatacaGCAGTCATACATtagaagaaacaacaaaaacaaaatagtattAGATGTAAACATACAAATTAGTAGAGTAACTGTGAGATGATATAAGATTTCATCAATTTTATCCACAAAAGTTATATTATTGAGGTCtgacatatattttgaaaattatagaCTTGCTATATTTCCACTAAACCtcaaaaaacagtacaaaaaaacaatCTGTATACGAAACATCTGTTCCCAGCAGAAGCAACATCATTTgcaccttatttatttatttatttatttatttatgtatttataagacaagtttttacaatacaaatttaCAATAGCTGTACTTTTGTAAAACTGATGTGCATTTTGTCTTAAATGTGATGTTTTAGAGGTTAAGAACTACATGGTAATTTTTGTCACTGTCATTTATGCCATGGTCTTTACAATTTACAAGTCAGATATAAACAAACTGAGACTGTTACTGTGATCATGTCTCCATCACAACACTAGCATGCACTGACAGATCACTGTATAGTATTCCAGCCTTATTTCTTACTGCTACATCTCCATACAGTTTCAGGTACTCAAGGAAGGATGAAGAATTTCTCCATCTGCAGTAAGGGCTTTCAGCAGAGTATAGCAATAGGCCAACATAAAcatacctgaaccagctaatcaaggtcatCACGATCAGTAGAAAACTTTGTGTgctagagctaaactctgcaaccAAGTCACTCTCCAGGAGCCACTTTCCACCACCATCACTTTCCACACAATTAGGGACATCACAGATGCAAATATCCATAATACAGAGAAAATTATAACCATAATTGTATTGTATACAATAGAATGATACCTTAATGGCAAGCAAATTGCAATGAAGCGATCTTATGCGAGATCAACAACCATGTCACTTTTGAATAGAACTAAATCAAAAACGTTTTCCAAACAAGCACTGTAGGAGATGTACCATGAGTCAAACAGAAAATTCTTCATGTAAGGAATCAGTGCATCAgtgcattattttgtatataatatatacaatagaatattcacacaaatacaaacagtaCAAATACAAAGTACttggttaaattatttaaaaaaaaagtttaaatgccaGTTGCACTTTATAATAAGTTTGACACAAAGAAAACTTAATGACAGAATCACAACCTCTCATGTATCAATGGATATAAATTTAAATGCTGATGCTTAaacttttatgtatttgttatttgttttgattttctttttatttgattttattttgttttattttgttagcaatttttaaattgtatcatATAATGATAGAAGGTTATTGAAATCATTTAGATTCTTAAAATTGCTTAAAAGATATAAATattggaaaaaaagtaataagaaTAAAAGTAAGTGTATCCAAACGTTTGACTAATATAGTAAACAATTTAACAATGTATTTGTAGGCCTTATTGCTAAATAAGGGATGGGAGATTTAAAGGAATCATGTGTATTACTTTGTCTCTGTCACCCTCTTCTGGGTATGTTTGGGTTGTACAACAGACCAGCAGGTTATCTGTGTTATTTAGAGGCCTTTTGACACCCAGGTTTGTGGTgggccttttttttaattacagaatttttagCTGAGTCTATTCTgagaatttaataattaaaatacaactaaaaaatgCTGATAAATGCTTAACAATGCTTACCAGAAGCGTTTTATCGAAATGAGTCCATACATCcatatctcttggtaaataatccattgttttgtttgcaaCTAAACCGCACAAACATGGTGGACAGCAGTCACGAGCACAGGTACGAGACTCTGCCCACGCTGCGCGAGTGAACGAGAATGAATCACCTGAGAGCGCAAATGAAGCGCGTTCAAAATACATAAGCAAGTGTAGGACTATATAAGAATGACCTTCTGTGTTGCATATAGATTTGCTGTTGTTATAAATATTAGAGAATGTTCTGTTCTATaaatcacttttattattattattatttttaaattttatcgCAGAtcatttgtttttgacaaattcacgACATTAAACGTGAGTTAACATTATAAGATGCTGTAAAAGTCTTAAgtcaagtttaaaacagttttatgttaattatgaaagaaaaaaaatatatatattaaacactcAAGCCATACtgccacattttatttaatactcgGGATAATCCAAAAgggtaaacagtccaggcaggggtcaaaaccaaacataatccaaacaacataaatatgacacgaacacaaggcaaggcaaggcaaggcaagagtaGACGGACATGAATACTACtcgacattaaacaaggactccgtgacacagacagaaacaaaccaggtatatatagacaggtgattacaatactaacgaggaactggctgagtgcaatgattaatgaccagggacagctgagtgcaatgagcagtgatgaaacagacaggactatgggaaatgcagttctaaagtggggtgacaataaggggaagtgagacctctagtggacacccagggatacacaaaccagacaccgtgacactaccccccctctaaggagcagcttctagatgctcctcagaacaaaccaaacaaaaacaaatagagaccaggagggaggtggactggtggaggcagaacaggggagggatggcgggccaggcccgtgtaggggaaactgggaccggcagcgatggctcccctggcagcCCAGGCACCGGtgggctcggtcagatcagggggccatggtggacccgaaagttcaggggaccacgagggaccaggcagttcaggtggccacggtggacccgaaagttcaggggaccacgaggggccaggcagttcaggtggccacggtggatcagtccattctcgttgtgcagacggccagggaggaattcg is a genomic window of Cyprinus carpio isolate SPL01 chromosome B15, ASM1834038v1, whole genome shotgun sequence containing:
- the or30bt1 gene encoding odorant receptor 103-1, which translates into the protein MSSGNISFVKDFFIVGFPGLQPEYYGAVAALLLFVYVCILVGNGIFIALFTLEKCLHKPMYYIILNLVVSDLLFSTTTLPKIIARYWFQAGSISFTGCFIQMYFVHYFGSVSSAILAIMAFDRYVAICNPLRYPNIVTKFNIFCLCLASWVLTHACPLMMAIRAYPLPYCAGNTIIHCYCDHISVTSLACTNRALYGVPAFAFAMVVLLGPLAFIVFSYCAIIVAVLRISSTQGRLKSFSTCSPQLIIIALYFLPRCFIYLSSNIGINFSTDLRLVIIMLYSLFPPMINPFIYCLRTKDVKETLLKRIKVSMNPLFIPTKVNISTVCV
- the LOC122139875 gene encoding olfactory receptor 51A4-like, encoding MSSLNASFVQNMSIVRPEYFFITGLSGIPYSSYYYIFLCVTYFIAVIGNSAVLLIIALERSLHSPKYIGVFNLALADLGETNAWIPNTMKVFFSDSQYMSYNACLANMFFVNLFVTLQSATLVILAFDRYIAICLPLRYHSIVNNTVMSLVFVVVWTFNTSLVALAASLMTQLSFCKSNVVQSYYCDYGAVLGMACNDNSINMFLTNLIVALFLVAPLFIIVLSYMGIVFALSKITTWEARLKALKTCVSHLLLVVSFFLPVICIFIASLITSLTPNARVISGSLSLSLPPMLNPIIYVLNTAEIRVLIQKLLKNRIVPIRKNISKRR